In a single window of the Candidatus Zixiibacteriota bacterium genome:
- a CDS encoding enolase C-terminal domain-like protein has translation MKIVRVEVYPLILPVAEIYGGAAGFLEDCRSLIVRVETEDGIEGWGEATQGRPGNTYETLETLEVMVQRHFAAAVIGMDLRETGRVLARLHGSRAGHPAAKAALETALRDAAARACGVPLYRLLGGPYRTEIDLVGGLGLDLGPQAIAERARELKRRGFRAFKVKIGQEGRETDVDRVAAVREAVGEEAIVRVDGNAAYSFAEARRVLGELGRFRIADAEQPLARGDLRSLAELRRACGIPIAAQESVGSPADALAVVREQAADLFKVKLTHIGGFHRAMQVAAIASAVDLPIVIGQGSACTAILSAAEMHLHAALGNAQSGGEMTGFLRLGEHDLCAPFVLQGGRVALPAGPGLGVSVNKARLVELRERSQRDRRG, from the coding sequence ATGAAGATCGTCCGCGTCGAAGTCTATCCTCTGATTCTGCCCGTCGCGGAAATCTACGGGGGTGCTGCCGGTTTTCTGGAAGACTGCCGGTCGTTGATCGTTCGCGTCGAAACGGAGGACGGGATCGAGGGGTGGGGCGAGGCGACCCAGGGCCGCCCGGGCAACACTTACGAGACGCTGGAAACCCTCGAGGTGATGGTGCAGCGGCATTTCGCTGCGGCGGTGATCGGCATGGATCTCAGGGAGACCGGCCGGGTGCTGGCCAGGCTTCACGGCAGCCGCGCCGGCCATCCGGCGGCCAAGGCCGCGCTCGAGACGGCGCTGCGGGACGCGGCCGCAAGGGCTTGCGGCGTTCCGCTGTACCGCCTGCTCGGCGGTCCGTACCGAACCGAGATCGATCTTGTTGGCGGCCTTGGCCTGGACCTCGGGCCTCAGGCGATCGCCGAGCGCGCCCGCGAGCTCAAACGCCGCGGGTTTCGTGCCTTCAAGGTCAAAATCGGACAGGAAGGCCGGGAAACCGACGTCGACCGGGTCGCCGCGGTGCGGGAGGCGGTCGGAGAAGAAGCGATCGTCCGGGTCGACGGCAACGCCGCCTATTCCTTCGCGGAAGCGCGCCGCGTCCTGGGCGAGCTCGGCCGCTTTCGCATCGCCGACGCCGAGCAACCGCTGGCCCGGGGAGACCTCAGGAGCCTCGCCGAGCTGAGGCGCGCCTGCGGTATTCCGATCGCTGCCCAGGAAAGTGTCGGCTCTCCAGCCGACGCGCTCGCGGTGGTGAGGGAGCAGGCGGCCGATCTTTTCAAGGTAAAACTCACGCACATCGGCGGATTCCACAGAGCGATGCAGGTCGCCGCGATCGCCTCGGCGGTGGATCTGCCGATCGTCATCGGACAGGGAAGCGCCTGCACGGCGATCCTCTCGGCAGCCGAAATGCACCTCCACGCCGCGCTGGGAAATGCGCAAAGCGGAGGAGAGATGACGGGCTTTTTGCGCCTCGGCGAGCACGACCTCTGCGCTCCGTTCGTCTTGCAGGGCGGCAGGGTCGCGCTTCCCGCCGGGCCGGGCCTCGGGGTGAGCGTGAACAAGGCGAGGCTGGTCGAGCTGCGCGAGCGCAGCCAGCGTGATCGGCGAGGGTGA
- a CDS encoding tripartite tricarboxylate transporter substrate binding protein, with the protein MLSKPFRLFVAFAASCVVAAGGSASAFEPTRPVEAVVHTGPGGGSDIFARAIAEMLQKEKLVPQRLQVVNKSGGGSAVAMAYLAEKKGDTHTLGFFTGVWVTNPLTSKEATVTVKDLTPIVRLVLEPAVVAVKADSPYKSMKDFIEAAKKNPGQLKQSGGSVTGRDNLVRLVIEKATGAKWVYVSFPGGGERIANLLGGHVQMMVMEPQEAGEHIRAGNLRVIAAVTDKRLPSFPDVPTLKEQGINVPTIPQARGVVAPPGVGADVTKYWEGVFSRFVKTASWKKYLSDNQFEDGYLASGELRRFFDELTVQMRDILKEAGVKVVR; encoded by the coding sequence ATGCTAAGCAAACCGTTTCGCCTTTTCGTCGCGTTTGCCGCATCGTGCGTCGTCGCCGCGGGCGGTAGCGCGAGCGCGTTCGAGCCCACCAGGCCGGTGGAAGCGGTGGTCCATACCGGACCCGGCGGCGGCTCCGACATCTTCGCGCGGGCCATCGCCGAGATGCTGCAGAAGGAAAAGCTCGTGCCGCAGCGGTTGCAGGTGGTGAACAAGTCCGGCGGCGGCAGCGCCGTCGCCATGGCCTATCTCGCGGAGAAGAAGGGGGATACCCACACGCTCGGCTTTTTCACCGGGGTCTGGGTCACCAATCCGCTGACGAGCAAGGAGGCCACGGTGACGGTGAAGGATCTGACACCGATCGTGCGCCTCGTGCTCGAGCCTGCAGTGGTGGCCGTGAAGGCCGATTCACCCTACAAGAGCATGAAGGATTTCATCGAGGCGGCGAAGAAAAATCCCGGCCAGCTCAAGCAATCGGGAGGCTCGGTGACCGGGCGCGACAACCTGGTGCGCCTTGTCATCGAGAAGGCGACCGGCGCGAAATGGGTCTACGTGTCGTTCCCGGGCGGGGGAGAGCGCATCGCCAATCTGCTCGGCGGCCACGTCCAGATGATGGTCATGGAGCCGCAGGAAGCCGGCGAGCACATCAGGGCCGGAAACCTCCGGGTGATTGCCGCCGTGACGGACAAACGGCTGCCCTCCTTTCCCGACGTGCCGACGCTCAAGGAGCAGGGAATCAACGTGCCGACGATCCCGCAGGCTCGCGGCGTCGTGGCGCCTCCCGGCGTGGGCGCGGACGTGACGAAATACTGGGAAGGGGTGTTCAGCCGCTTCGTCAAAACCGCTTCCTGGAAAAAATACCTGAGCGACAATCAGTTCGAGGACGGCTATCTCGCGAGCGGCGAGCTGCGGCGGTTCTTCGATGAGCTCACGGTGCAGATGCGCGACATCCTCAAGGAAGCCGGCGTCAAGGTCGTGCGCTAG
- a CDS encoding SagB family peptide dehydrogenase, translating into MKNLDLQAAWNYHNATKHSYRSVQAGPHFLDWDNQPLPFKLYPKLEPIRLPEHLASAGVPALDAIAAAEGASGAPAIPSLQALAEILYLAAGITKRKRYPGGEILFRAAACTGALYHIDLYPICGELPGLAAGVYHFGPHDFSLRRLRSGDYRSAVAAACGAEPAISEAPVIVASASTYWRNAWKYRARAYRHCYWDNGTILANLLAAASARRLRARIVLGFEDALVGRLLGLDPLREGTLSLVALGEGSPVSATGAPAIEEASFETEPLSRSEVDYPEIRAMHEASSLESGAEAAVWRERARETEPAAEPGPTGKLVPLEPLGESELPRDSLEEVVQRRGSTRRFAREAIGFRQLSTMIERATRPIPGDFTAAPLNDLYLIVNAVDGLVPGAYVYRRAERALELLKEGDFRSEAGYLGLGQEIPADCSVNVYFLADLHRVLGRFGNRGYRAALLEAAITGGRLYLAAYALGLGASGLTFFDDDVIDFFSPHASRKSVMFLVALGKSASRPRKR; encoded by the coding sequence ATGAAAAATCTCGACCTGCAGGCCGCCTGGAACTACCACAACGCCACCAAGCACTCCTATCGCAGCGTGCAGGCCGGACCGCATTTTCTCGACTGGGACAACCAGCCCCTGCCCTTCAAGCTGTATCCGAAGCTCGAGCCGATCCGTCTGCCGGAGCACCTCGCTTCCGCCGGCGTGCCCGCGCTCGACGCGATCGCCGCGGCCGAGGGCGCGAGCGGCGCGCCGGCGATTCCTTCCCTGCAGGCGCTCGCCGAAATTCTCTACCTGGCCGCGGGAATCACCAAACGCAAGCGCTACCCCGGAGGAGAGATCCTCTTCCGCGCGGCCGCCTGCACCGGCGCGCTCTACCACATCGATCTCTATCCGATCTGCGGAGAGTTGCCGGGGCTCGCCGCCGGCGTGTATCACTTCGGGCCGCACGATTTTTCCCTCCGCAGGTTGCGCTCCGGAGACTACCGATCGGCGGTCGCGGCCGCGTGCGGCGCCGAGCCGGCGATCTCCGAGGCGCCGGTGATCGTCGCGTCGGCCTCGACCTACTGGCGCAATGCCTGGAAATACCGGGCGCGCGCCTATCGCCATTGCTACTGGGACAACGGGACGATTCTGGCGAATCTGCTCGCGGCGGCGTCGGCCCGGCGCCTGCGCGCGCGCATCGTGCTCGGCTTCGAAGACGCCCTGGTCGGGCGCCTGCTCGGTCTGGATCCGCTTCGCGAGGGGACGCTGAGCCTGGTTGCGCTGGGCGAGGGGTCTCCGGTTTCCGCGACCGGCGCGCCGGCGATCGAAGAAGCGAGCTTCGAGACCGAGCCGCTGTCGAGAAGCGAGGTCGATTATCCCGAGATCCGGGCGATGCACGAGGCCTCATCGCTGGAGAGCGGCGCGGAAGCGGCCGTATGGCGCGAGCGGGCTCGCGAGACGGAGCCGGCGGCGGAGCCCGGTCCGACGGGCAAGCTCGTGCCGCTGGAGCCGCTCGGGGAAAGCGAGCTGCCGCGGGATTCACTCGAGGAGGTCGTGCAGCGGCGCGGCTCGACGCGCCGCTTCGCCCGGGAAGCGATCGGGTTTCGTCAGCTCTCGACGATGATCGAGCGGGCGACCCGCCCCATCCCGGGGGATTTCACCGCGGCGCCGCTCAACGATCTTTACCTGATCGTCAATGCCGTAGACGGGCTCGTCCCCGGCGCTTATGTCTACCGTCGGGCGGAGCGCGCTCTCGAGCTGCTGAAAGAGGGGGACTTCCGGAGCGAGGCGGGATACCTCGGCCTCGGGCAGGAGATCCCGGCGGACTGCTCGGTCAACGTCTACTTTCTCGCCGACCTCCACCGGGTGCTCGGGCGGTTCGGCAATCGCGGCTACCGGGCGGCGCTGCTCGAGGCCGCGATCACCGGCGGCAGGCTCTATCTCGCCGCCTATGCCCTGGGCCTAGGCGCCTCCGGGCTCACCTTTTTCGACGATGACGTGATCGACTTCTTCTCGCCGCACGCAAGCCGCAAAAGCGTCATGTTCCTCGTCGCCCTCGGGAAATCCGCAAGCCGGCCGCGAAAGCGGTGA
- a CDS encoding xanthine dehydrogenase family protein molybdopterin-binding subunit, with protein MPAYELTGGLQGLPVNASGGRRSMGYKFVGKSVPRVEGEDKVTGRTRYAADVAVPDALWGKVLRSPLPHARIIRVDASRAAGLAGVRAVITGADIPPVLTGLRMKDMPVLARDRVRYAGEPVAAVAADTPEIAEEALGLIEVRYEALPFVTDPLEAIRPGAPVLHDNPAAYRNAPERSTELPNVQSLGRWSSGDVEAAFARAARIFTHTFRTPLGFHAYIEPHACIVRTGADGSVEIWASNKSPFSLRDRLARDLGLDAARIKVHILPVGGDFGGKSSVLEAPICYFLAERSGRPVKLVHSYAEELVAAPHRHPAVITLRTGVDAKARLCALEARVVFGGGAYAALKANPEVTVQGPRRVANYYRIPAISVETLCAYTNHPACTQTRTPGAPQVVFAMESQIDVIARELGMDPVEFRRRNLLNDGEPTPFGQKLHKLLAHETLEKAVSASGWSKPKPKNVGRGIALYERPSGAGRSGAAITVDGEGRVTVLVGVPDVGPGIHTVVQQIVGEILEVDRDRVAVRVEDTESSPYDSGTGGSKSTNSVGHAAYQAAAEIKEKILALAAARLGCRREELRAEKGGYAAPGRKPAPFAEMIGLAVAENRGPLTHLSIYEPSRAPITSFAAQVAEVEVDRATGKITVRRLTTVHDAGKVLNRLTYQGQIDGGVITGLGFALMEENPLVDGKIATANLGEFKIPNPADVPRLTTLVIESDTGPTPFQGKAIAEIPNVPTAAAIANAVQDAVGVRVFDLPLTPEKVFARLQGL; from the coding sequence ATGCCTGCATACGAACTCACCGGCGGCCTGCAGGGCCTGCCGGTGAATGCATCGGGAGGAAGAAGATCCATGGGCTACAAGTTCGTCGGTAAGTCCGTACCCCGGGTCGAAGGCGAGGACAAGGTCACGGGCCGGACGCGGTATGCGGCCGATGTGGCGGTGCCGGACGCTCTCTGGGGCAAGGTCTTGCGCAGCCCGCTGCCGCACGCGCGCATCATCCGCGTCGATGCTTCGAGGGCGGCCGGGCTTGCGGGCGTTCGCGCGGTGATCACGGGGGCCGACATTCCTCCGGTTCTCACCGGCCTGAGGATGAAGGACATGCCGGTGCTCGCCCGCGATCGGGTGCGCTACGCGGGGGAGCCGGTGGCGGCGGTTGCGGCCGACACGCCGGAGATCGCGGAAGAAGCCCTCGGGTTGATCGAGGTCCGCTACGAGGCGCTTCCCTTCGTGACCGATCCCCTCGAAGCGATCCGGCCCGGCGCGCCCGTGCTCCACGACAATCCGGCCGCCTACAGGAACGCGCCCGAACGCTCGACCGAGCTGCCGAACGTCCAGTCGCTCGGGCGGTGGAGCAGCGGCGACGTCGAAGCGGCGTTCGCCAGAGCCGCGCGCATTTTCACCCACACGTTTCGCACGCCGCTCGGCTTTCATGCCTACATCGAGCCGCACGCGTGCATCGTGCGGACCGGCGCGGACGGAAGCGTGGAGATCTGGGCCTCGAACAAGTCGCCGTTTTCGCTGCGGGACCGGCTTGCGCGAGATCTGGGGCTCGATGCGGCCAGGATCAAGGTTCACATCCTGCCGGTCGGCGGCGACTTCGGCGGCAAGAGCTCGGTTCTGGAAGCGCCGATCTGCTATTTTCTGGCCGAGCGCTCCGGCCGGCCGGTGAAGCTCGTGCACAGCTACGCCGAGGAGCTGGTTGCCGCACCGCACCGCCACCCGGCGGTGATCACGCTGCGCACCGGCGTGGATGCGAAGGCGCGCCTGTGCGCGCTGGAGGCGAGGGTGGTCTTCGGCGGCGGCGCGTACGCGGCGCTCAAGGCCAACCCGGAAGTCACGGTCCAGGGGCCGCGCCGGGTGGCGAACTACTACCGAATCCCGGCGATATCGGTGGAGACGCTGTGCGCCTACACCAACCATCCGGCCTGCACGCAGACCCGCACCCCGGGAGCCCCGCAGGTGGTTTTCGCCATGGAATCGCAAATCGACGTGATCGCGCGCGAGCTGGGGATGGACCCGGTGGAGTTTCGGCGGAGAAACCTCCTGAACGACGGCGAGCCGACGCCGTTCGGCCAGAAGCTGCATAAACTGCTCGCGCACGAAACGCTGGAAAAGGCGGTGAGCGCGAGCGGCTGGAGCAAGCCCAAGCCCAAGAACGTCGGCCGCGGCATCGCGCTGTACGAGCGGCCGTCCGGCGCGGGACGCTCGGGGGCCGCGATCACCGTCGACGGCGAAGGGCGCGTCACGGTTCTGGTGGGCGTTCCGGACGTTGGTCCCGGAATCCACACGGTGGTCCAGCAGATCGTCGGCGAGATCCTGGAGGTCGACCGCGATCGGGTAGCGGTGCGCGTCGAGGACACCGAGAGCTCGCCCTACGATTCGGGGACCGGCGGGAGCAAGTCGACCAACAGCGTGGGGCATGCGGCCTACCAGGCCGCCGCGGAGATCAAGGAAAAAATCCTCGCTCTGGCGGCGGCGCGCCTCGGCTGCCGGCGCGAGGAGCTGAGGGCGGAGAAAGGCGGATACGCCGCGCCGGGGCGCAAGCCGGCTCCGTTCGCCGAGATGATCGGCCTGGCGGTCGCCGAGAACCGTGGGCCGCTCACGCACCTGAGCATCTACGAGCCGTCGCGGGCGCCGATCACCTCGTTCGCCGCCCAGGTGGCGGAGGTGGAGGTCGATCGCGCCACGGGAAAGATCACGGTACGCAGGCTCACCACCGTGCACGATGCGGGCAAGGTGCTCAACCGCCTGACCTATCAGGGCCAGATCGACGGCGGCGTGATCACCGGGCTCGGCTTCGCGCTGATGGAGGAAAATCCGCTGGTGGACGGAAAGATCGCAACGGCGAATCTCGGCGAGTTCAAGATTCCCAACCCGGCGGACGTGCCGAGGCTGACGACGCTGGTGATCGAGAGCGATACCGGACCGACGCCGTTTCAGGGAAAAGCGATCGCCGAGATTCCCAACGTGCCGACGGCCGCCGCGATCGCCAACGCCGTGCAGGACGCCGTCGGCGTGCGCGTCTTCGATCTGCCGCTGACGCCGGAGAAAGTGTTCGCCCGGCTGCAAGGCCTCTGA
- a CDS encoding MmgE/PrpD family protein, translated as MTMRPGATRVLARYAVALRYRDIPGEVLARAKDCLLDTLAVALYGSTKPWSRSVVRFVRGLRAAGPATIAGQRGGVPPHLAALANGVMAHAFELDNVRQPGAGVHPGATAFLPALAVAEARRASGKDFLAAFVAGCEVMSRIGVAAGNSLEKRGFHAPGLTGTFGAAVAAAKLLGLGEDRMVHALGIAGSYSGGLLEFSRCREGAMVKRLHLGKAAEGGTTAAFLARGGFAGPETVLEGEFGFCRAFSDAPDPARLTRGLGREFESLNICIKRYACHINAHAPIEALEALRRRNGFRPDEIAAIEIGGIEKLVTHHAIHRPADLMAAQYSIPFCVALSLYRDPKDPESFSEKIVSDPRIAAAMRKVRLRVDREIERKGWDRAARVNLTLKGGRRLSELVVHFRGTPRNPLSRPELEEKVALLTRRLLPEAKLARLIETVDRVERLDDASQLGRLLRAP; from the coding sequence ATGACGATGCGTCCCGGAGCGACGAGAGTCCTTGCCCGCTACGCGGTGGCGTTGCGCTACCGGGATATCCCCGGGGAGGTGCTCGCGCGCGCCAAGGACTGCCTGCTCGACACCCTGGCGGTTGCGCTCTACGGCTCCACCAAACCGTGGAGCCGTAGCGTCGTGCGCTTCGTACGGGGCCTGCGGGCCGCCGGCCCGGCGACGATTGCAGGCCAGCGCGGCGGGGTTCCGCCGCACCTCGCGGCTCTGGCGAACGGCGTCATGGCGCACGCTTTCGAGCTGGACAACGTGCGCCAGCCCGGCGCAGGCGTCCACCCGGGGGCCACCGCGTTTCTGCCGGCTCTGGCGGTGGCAGAGGCCCGACGCGCTTCCGGGAAAGATTTTCTCGCCGCCTTCGTGGCCGGCTGCGAGGTCATGTCCCGCATCGGTGTCGCGGCGGGGAACTCGCTCGAAAAGCGCGGCTTTCACGCGCCGGGGCTCACCGGCACCTTCGGCGCCGCCGTGGCGGCGGCAAAGCTGTTGGGGCTCGGCGAAGACCGGATGGTGCACGCCCTCGGGATCGCGGGATCGTATTCCGGCGGCCTTCTCGAGTTCTCGCGCTGCCGGGAAGGGGCGATGGTCAAGCGGCTTCACCTCGGCAAGGCGGCCGAGGGGGGCACGACCGCGGCTTTCCTGGCGCGCGGCGGCTTCGCCGGGCCGGAAACGGTTCTGGAGGGGGAGTTCGGGTTTTGCCGCGCCTTTTCCGACGCGCCCGATCCGGCGCGCCTCACCCGAGGGCTGGGGCGCGAGTTCGAGTCGCTCAACATCTGCATCAAGCGCTACGCCTGCCACATCAACGCGCACGCGCCGATCGAGGCGCTGGAGGCGCTGCGGCGGCGAAACGGCTTTCGTCCCGACGAGATCGCGGCAATCGAGATCGGCGGCATCGAAAAGCTCGTCACCCATCACGCGATCCACCGTCCGGCGGACCTCATGGCGGCCCAGTACAGCATCCCGTTCTGCGTCGCGCTCAGCCTCTATCGCGATCCGAAGGACCCGGAATCGTTCTCGGAAAAGATCGTCTCCGACCCGCGAATCGCGGCCGCCATGCGCAAGGTGCGGCTGCGGGTCGACCGCGAGATCGAACGGAAGGGATGGGACCGGGCCGCGCGCGTGAACCTAACGCTCAAGGGCGGGAGGCGGCTCTCCGAGCTGGTGGTCCACTTCCGCGGGACGCCGCGCAACCCGCTCAGCCGGCCGGAGCTGGAGGAAAAAGTCGCGCTTCTCACCCGCCGCCTCCTGCCGGAGGCGAAGCTCGCGCGCCTGATCGAAACGGTCGACCGGGTGGAGAGGCTCGACGACGCCTCGCAGCTCGGCCGCCTTCTCCGCGCGCCATGA